One Felis catus isolate Fca126 chromosome D2, F.catus_Fca126_mat1.0, whole genome shotgun sequence DNA window includes the following coding sequences:
- the CD2H1orf198 gene encoding uncharacterized protein C1orf198 homolog, protein MASMAAAIAASRSAVMSGNRPLDDRERKRFTYFSSLSPMARKIMQDKEKIREKYGPEWARLPPAQQDEIIDRCLVGPGAPAPRAPGDPGDSEELARFPGLRGPTGQKVVRFGDEDITWQDEHSAPFSWETRSQMEFSVCSLSIQEPGSGPAGEPRQSKASQGSQALRPSQGGKSSSLDALGPARKEEEASFWKINAERSRGEGPEAEFQSLTPSQIKSMEKGEKVLPACYRQDPALKDREAKAERPGNLRQEQRGLPCVSIEPERPQPVQARPSTTPSEPEGKLSSPEARREDVEDGEDSLFSEPMPTQVTSSNVVLKTGFDFLDNW, encoded by the exons ATGGCGTCGATGGCGGCGGCGATCGCGGCCTCGCGCTCGGCGGTCATGAGCGGGAACCGGCCTCTGGACGACCGGGAGCGGAAGCGCTTCACCTACTTCTCGTCGCTGAGCCCCATGGCCAGGAAGATCATGCAGGACAAGGAGAAGATCCGCGAGAAGTACGGGCCCGAGTGGGCGCGGCTGCCGCCCGCGCAGCAGGACGAGATCATCGACCGGTGCCTGGTGGGGCCGGGCGCCCCGGCACCCCGCGCCCCCGGGGACCCCGGGGACTCCGAGGAGCTGGCGCGCTTCCCCGGCCTGCGCGGGCCCACGGGCCAGAAGGTGGTGCGCTTCGGGGACGAG GACATAACTTGGCAAGATGAGcactctgcccctttctcctgggAAACGAGG AGTCAGATGGAGTTCAGCGTGTGCTCCTTGTCTATCCAAGAGCCGGGCAGCGGCCCGGCCGGCGAGCCGAGGCAGTCTAAAGCCTCCCAGGGCTCGCAGGCCCTCCGGCCCTCCCAGGGCGGCAAGTCCTCCAGCCTGGATGCCCTGGGTCCCGCCCGGAAGGAAGAGGAAGCTTCCTTCTGGAAGATCAATGCCGAGCGCTCCCGGGGAGAGGGGCCTGAGGCCGAGTTCCAGTCGCTGACCCCCAGCCAGATCAAGTCCATGGAGAAGGGTGAAAAGGTCTTGCCTGCCTGTTACCGGCAGGACCCCGCCCTGAAGGACAGGGAGGCCAAGGCCGAAAGGCCCGGCAACCTCCGCCAGGAGCAGCGTGGCCTCCCCTGCGTCAGCATCGAGCCCGAGAGACCCCAGCCCGTCCAGGCCCGCCCCAGCACCACCCCGTCCGAGCCCGAGGGGAAGCTTTCCTCTCCCGAGGCCAGGCGGGAGGACGTGGAGGACGGAGAAGACTCTCTGTTCTCGGAACCCATGCCTACACAG GTCACCTCAAGTAATGTCGTCTTGAAGACAGGATTTGATTTTCTGGACAACTGGTAA